The sequence GCAGCAACGAACCGGACGCCTTCGCCGATTCACAGAACGCCCGCACGTAGCGAATCGGCGTCCAGTGCAAAAGAAGCCCCAGCAAAGTGAACAACAGGATCATCGTGTTGATCGTAACAGCTCCGTGCAGCGGGCCGAAAAACTCGTAGAACCCGGCAACGACCAGGATCAGGTTTAAAATCCACGCATTTTCCAGAACGCTCGCAAACGTCTTCGGCTGCGCCGGTTGCGCCACCGGTTCAGCGGTGACCGCAGTTTCCGCGTTGAACAAAGCGCTGCGATTGATCGGTTTGATATCGCGCGGTGCGATCCATTTCAGCATGAACGGAAAGAGGACCAGCGTCACAACCACCGGTACGATGTTGTACGCCGTCAGAATGTCATTTTCAATACCGACGGTTTGTTTGGTCAGTTTGTAAATGATGTTCAGCGAGCTCGTCGGATCGGCATTGGCCAGCACGATCGAACTGGAAAAACCGGATGTCCAAGTGATAAAGCCCATATATGCGGCCGCCACCACATACCCGAAATCCATCTGCTCCAGCCGCTTCGCGATCTCTTTCGCCAAAATCGTGCCGATCACAAGCCCCAAACCCCAGTTGAGGAGCGAGCCGATCGCCCCCGCCAAAAAACACATGACAGCCGCCTGCACCTGATTTTGCGGGATCGCCGCCAGCCGCTCCAACCCTTTTTGGATCAGCGGCGCTTGCGCCAAAGTGGTGCCGCACACCAGGATCAGCGTCATCTGCAAAGCGAACGTAAAGATGTTCTGCGATCCCCAAACCCCTTGATACCAAGCGTTGATGACACCGCTCAGGGTGGTTTGCGGCACCAGCCAGAAATCGAGCGCTACGACCAGCAGCGTCAGCAATATCGCAAACAGATACGGGTCAGGCATATACCTCTGTATATAACGTACAAAAAAATTCGTTAATTTTGCAAACATCGGCTCCCCTCCCGACAGTGAATACATTCTGCAGCCTACAAAACTAGTACGACTTCAACGAGCGTATTTCCTTCTTGCCGGTCCGGTTCCAAAACATTTTACGCCACTCCTGCCCCCATTGTTGTACAGCTTGAACGGGGGCTATTGCGCCGTATAGCCCCCGTCGATCACAACGGGCACTCCCGTAATGCCGGCTGCTTTGTCGCTGGCCAGAAACACCGCGTAATCGGCGATTTCCTGTACGGACAGCAGACGCCTTTGCGGCACCAGCGGGTAGATCACTTCCTCCAGCACCCGTTCCAA comes from Effusibacillus pohliae DSM 22757 and encodes:
- a CDS encoding TIGR00366 family protein, which codes for MFAKLTNFFVRYIQRYMPDPYLFAILLTLLVVALDFWLVPQTTLSGVINAWYQGVWGSQNIFTFALQMTLILVCGTTLAQAPLIQKGLERLAAIPQNQVQAAVMCFLAGAIGSLLNWGLGLVIGTILAKEIAKRLEQMDFGYVVAAAYMGFITWTSGFSSSIVLANADPTSSLNIIYKLTKQTVGIENDILTAYNIVPVVVTLVLFPFMLKWIAPRDIKPINRSALFNAETAVTAEPVAQPAQPKTFASVLENAWILNLILVVAGFYEFFGPLHGAVTINTMILLFTLLGLLLHWTPIRYVRAFCESAKASGSLLLQYPLYGGIMALMAYQPAKGIDPLQTVLASELVKAATVHTLPFLNYIGSCIITMFVPSGGGHWAVQGPVSIQAALALGQTSPAYLGKISMSVAFGEGVFNMIQPFWALPILALAGLTIRDIMGYCVMALLFGFTIFGAALLIF